The Podarcis raffonei isolate rPodRaf1 chromosome 7, rPodRaf1.pri, whole genome shotgun sequence nucleotide sequence TTTTAGGTCCCTGGAAAAATGAGACGTCTAAAAACACTCAGGGAGCCTCTAAGAGGACAGGGAGCTTCTAGTTTCAGAAGTCTGCCCTCCCACTTGTAGACAGCAACCAAGACAACAGTGGAGGTGGCATGCGGCTCCCCACCACCTCCCTCTCATGTATTTACATTGCTCAGATGCAAAACACCTGAAGAAGGCCATAGGAGCCCTATTAAGCATTATCGAGCTTCATGCAATATCACAGCGATTTTTAAGCATTACCATGTTCGTATCAGCAACAGCAGCTTTGCATGGAACTGAGTAAACCCTGCAAAAGAACAAATTCGCCACTAGGATATCGGTCTCAAATACAATCTGCTCCGACCCCTGCTTCCCCCATCTCATAGCTATGGAAATAGCTCGTCTCCCTCAAAACTTCCTCTTTCTCtactttctcccctctccctccccacctcgcCCCCACCCCACATTATCTACAACAAAAAATGTCTCAAAATGACTGTCATTGGTTTGTATGAAGGATGCTTAAAACAGACACCATATGTACTTTTGTTACCTATGAAAAatctttcaataataataataataataaatgccttTCGCAACGTTTTTATTTAAAGCAGACAATGCTAAGTACAGCCCAAGCAGGTAGAAAATGCCCCACAAGCAGTGCTGGCAAGCCTGAGCATGGAAATGGACGAGTACAAACATGCCCCAGATGTGTAACAGTATGCATGCCAGGGGGTAGTCAATTTGGTGTCCTACAAAAATGTTACTGGATTAAGATTGCTGCCACCCCTGACCAcagggcatgctggctggggctgatgggacctgaaatctaacaatatacagtggtacctctggttaagaacttaattcgttccggaggtccgttcttaatctgaaactgttcttaacctgaggtaccactttagctaatggggcctcccgctgccgccgtgccatttctgttctcatcctgaggtaaagttcttaacccgaggtactacttctgggttagtggagtctgtaacctgaaacgtttgtaacccgaggtaccactgtatggagggTGACCCGTTGACTCCCTGTGATCTACGTGCCCATGCTGTTCTCTCACAGCATCAGAAGCCGCTTAATGTACAATTGCAGTGGCAGGCCTCCAAGCTAGCAATGACCTACAGCAAGACTGAACATGAGAGGTGGTGATTGAGCCTAAGCTAGCCCATCTGTTTGGAGAACTTTAAGGCAGGTCAGCACCAGCTCACATCAACACCATCTGCCATGGCAAACAAGGTGGGCCCACATCTCTTCCTATGCCCCATCAGCAATTCACACTTCATTAAGTAAGGTCCTTTTCTTTCCACACTACTACCAAGGCAATCATATCAGTGTATCAAGTGAAAGAGTTTGCCAATATGGATACTTCCTGAGCCAGCGTTGCACTGGGGGACAACACTGGCATGGGAAGCAGACATGCACACATGACTTCCAGCTTCTGACGTGGCCACATAGCCCTTTCCATGCCGCTGGGGAAAGACCCAGTAGATTTCGACAACAATGGAATCAGggtaaaaaaatattgaaaaacaaatgaataaaccATCTCCCATTTCCTCTGAAAGCAAGTTTGCCCTTTCAAGATGTTTAGAAGCTTGATCAATGGGAGACTTGTATGTTGGGAAGCAGACAGAACTCATAAGTAAATTTATTTCACATCTATTGCCTTAGCCTACCGTCAAATTTCAGAAATCATTCCAAGCATGTCAAATGCGCTACTTAATGTGAAAATGCCATCCAATAGCCTGAATattcattgtttttttaaaaacagatccCTTTAAGTTAACAGGACAGCAGTtgcttagagtgtggtgctgacaacgccaaggttgtaggttcgatccctgtatgggagggatgcatattccagcattgcagggagttggactagatcagcctttctcaacctgtgggtccccagatgttgttgaactacaactcccatcacccctagctagcaaggccagaactcagggatgatgggagttgtagtccaacaacatctggggacccacaggttgagaaccactggactagatgatcctcaggctcccttccatctctgcagttctatgattctaagtattaAGACCTTACTATCCAAAATGCCCAATACTGAAACCATGAAATAATATTTCTACATAATTAGCTAAACCCCATTATTGGCTGGGCCAGCTTCAAAGATGACTTCCCCCACTAAGCTGACCCAATATTTGTACATGACTAAGCCCTGTACTTTTGGGCTCAACTGGATAAGCCTTCCACAGGAAAATTCCACCCCAATGTCTCCTCCATGTGTGCATGAGCGAGAACAACCGAAAAACTCACCATCCAGATTGTCTCCCATTTAAGTATCAAGGTGACAGTATGCTGATTCTTAGCTTTGTAACTTTTGAAGCTTTTAAGACCAACTCAGCAAACTGCCATCCATTCTGACATGATCTGTAGCGCTACATCTTTCTACCTCCATGCTTTCAGTGCTCAAGACTGGTGTAGTTCTGCAACATAACTTCACATGCCTAGACACTGGAGTTTATGCATTACTGGCCTGAACGGGAGAACTTGGGCTCCTAGTAAGCTTGCCTCAGCAGCACCTCAGAAGGGACATGCCTACATTGGGTGGGGAGAAAAGAGTCTGGGGCGCCCAGTTACTTCTGTGGATAAGCCCAGAAATAGAGCCGGTAAACAAAACCTGCAAAAGTCTGTGATAAATGGGTGCTCAAACTCTCTCAGGTGAGCATGTTTGTGGCAAGTCCTTACCTTCTTTTATCTCCAAGTCTTTCATTCAATTTGTTAAGAAATAACCTGGAATCCTTCAAGAGGGGGGAAAAAGCAAAGCAGAATGTGAcaattattttcaaaaattgttccaatgccaattccattttttaaaaaaaataaacattgcatGCTCTTCCCAGTGGCACATAAGCCACCGTACAAATGCAAAATGAGTTCAGAAGGCCTGAGTATCACAAATCAATCAGCTTCAGAGTTGTTTTAAAGACAACCAGCGATGCTTGATTTTCTTCATGAGAATGCACCGTTAGCAGATTACATCCATTAATTCAGTGAAAAGGGAGAGAAACCAGTTTGCTATaccctttcaaaaaaaattgcGCTGTTGCTATACATTTGAAGATTAGCAAAAACAAGAAGccgaaaaaacaaaaccccttacTGTCTCAAAATCTctttctttgatttctctaaaagcCTTAGCAAGGTATTGATCTTCAAACCAGTTGTGAACAAGATCGTCTCTCAGCTTTTTCAACATTATCCTGAACAGGGCTTCCACAATAGCAATCTGGATATCATAGTCTGCACAAAGAAAAGAGTTCTTGAAAACAATATATTCAGCATCCCATATGCAAAGTATCTTACCAAGTGATGAAAaacttccttccatccttccttgcACTACAAGTTTAGATCAAGAACTATTCCGCTTTATATTCAGCCTTTGCCCAAGTCCATTAttccaatattttaaaaagcagcatgctatccctccctccttccctcctgggAAGTTTGATGCTATTGCTACACTATTTATCTTGCtaaaggaaaatgtgatttattacTACAGTCTTATGACTTTTGCATTTCCGAGAATAGTCATGTGCAACCATTACAGGTTCATTGGCTATGACTCAACAAAGGTTTGCCACTTTTGTCCCATAAAAAACCATGGGAATTAGAACTAGCGCCACTAATGCACCTAATTTAATTCTACTGCTAGGGAAGAGATCTCACCTTTCCAAAGAACCTATTGCTTAAAATGTTATTAATATCAAAATATTTGTTTGCACGTAGCATTTCTGAAGAAGAGTTGCTTCAAATTAATTCTTGTTCTTTAGAGACAGCAGTTTAACCCATGCCTAGTCAGTATTCCCTTAACATTTTAACACAATGcaggaataagaagaagaatgggGTGCATCAGATATTAGAGCAACTAGTGATGGCAGGGAAGCTACAACAATCTCACCCAAGCATTCCCTGGGACTAATCAGGCCTACCAGGTCTTTGCATTTGGCCCATGCACTGTTTTTGCCCACCTGTTTTTGCTCACCTGGCATCATCTACGCCATTAGATGTGAGGCAGGTAAAAGGGCTTTGTAAGTCCTGATCATCTGAGTGGGCAAAAACTGGTAAGGACATTTCACTGGGACATCAGGGCACATGTCCCACTCAATTCTTAGGCAGCCGCTTAGTTTTACAGCTAACATCAGTTGAAATGCACCACTCTACACAGGAGTTTCCGTATTCTTGGATTTTAGCATCAGATGTCTAAGGCCTGGTCAAAACAGGTACCTGGCCTTTTCCCAGCCCCAACCAAGATGCTAAGTTTTTCTTACCACCAACATCCAGAATTGCTTTTGCAAGTTCTTTCCTGAAACGACATAACCCATTAATGAGCTTTAAGCcttagagagcgagagagaaacaATTGGGGATTAAATATTTAGACATAAGGTATGAAAAGTCAAAACCGAGAAACAAAACATGCATAACAGGAGTGGACTTAAAGGGAACTTTTGCCAAGACTGTCCAATTTAATCTTTTTGCAGCAACGTAGCAGTTTAGGGCCACAGCAACCAAATGCCTTTCTCCCTAATATTCAAATGCACCATTCATAAAAGGAAGTTCTTCACTTGAACAGACATATGGATCTTCAGCTACAGGCACAGTGCTGTGGTATACAAAAATTTAAAACTGTTTCCATATGTTTCCCAGCAGTAACTGAAGCAGGGCTATTTATGGAGTGCTCCTGTGCTCATATTCTGCTTTTCCgacacaggcatctggtcggccactgtgaaaactggactagatgggccataggcCTTGTCCAACAGACtagtcttatgttcttaggtaGCCAGTGGTGCGTTTGGTCTAGTtgagtcagggataatgggagttgtagtccaaaaacagctgcaggACCACATAGGCTAGCCACACTGCACAAATGCAAGACATTATTGGATGCAAATGTCTCCTCATTTACTTCAGCAAAAATTCAAACTTTCTGTTAAGTAGATATAATAAGAAATGAGGGGAAAGATTCCTTCCTAGCACCTAACAGAGCACAGAAGACACACAAGGATCAAGTCCACATGTGACAAAGATGCTTACATAAGCAGACACATCTCTTCAGACCCGGCAAacttctttttctcctcttttccagtgtTATCTAGCAGAGTGTTTAAGGTTCTCAAAGCCTTTGATGCAGGAAGTGTAAGAAACGTAGGAAGACAAGATTAAGTAACTAATGACTTTGATTTACTTCCTAGAAATCATTTCACATATTCCTTGTTTGAAACTGACCTCCTGTCGAAGGAAACAGCTCACATGAGAATCAGCAGCTAGATGTCCTAAATATGGTATGAAAGACTCCAGCAACTGCTTTTTCCCTATAACAGAAAAGTTGGGAGAGAAACACACATTTGTTACCAGTTAGGCAGCAAGACCTCTAAGTTTCAAAGCAGTGCCACAGTCTCCCTTATTAGAATAGCAATCTTCCCAAATCAGTGTCACCTGCTTTTTgtaatattgtacagtggtacctcgggttgcatacatttcaggttacatacgcttcaggttacagactctgctaacccagaaatagtaccttgggttaagaactttgcttcaggatgagaacagaaatcgtgctctgacggcgcggcagcagcgggaggccccattagctaaagtggtgcttcaggttaagaacagtttcaggttaagaacggacctccagaacaaattaagtacttaacccgaagtaccactgtacaagaggcTTGCTTTTCGCTCCCTCATTGTAGAAGTTTAAATACCTACTGCATTTTTACTAGAGCTGAACACAGATTAGATCATTTTTAGCTGATCAATAATTTGCTTTTTAGTCAATTAAATATATTTGTACATTACTGAAGTGTGTGTGACTTTCGCAATATGGAAGACAACAGAAGGAAAATCCATTTATAGTGTGTCCCCCATTCCAATTCCTTACTACAGCAAAGCATCAGAaacaaaacatcagaaacagacaaCAGTATCCTAATCTCTCAGTCTGATTAACTAGAGGGGACCCACTAGAATGAGctaaacagtggttcccaattgggggTCTGCAGGCACCgggggtctgtggcaccattcacataacaaaaactaccacagagatatcaaaattttcCACATTAGGGGTtcatggcttttgaaaaacaggggctcctcagtacttagctaattgggaaccactgatccaaAGTATTAATTGGTTGTCTACTTCAGTCTAAATAAACCTGGCAGCCTCACTTCTTTTGTTTATTCCTATTCTCCACAAGGACTCAAAACAATTtagaaagaaagctcaacaaaaaCATTGCACGTTTATACAGTAGTAAATCTCAATGTGTTCCATTGGATTTACTCCTGGAGAGGTATGCATAGTATTGTAGTCACAAATCATATGCATTTAAAAGCCATAAATTCTCTCTACTTCAAACcgccatttcttttttaaaaatgtaatttttgTATTTGTCTTTTGTCATGTTGCCTTGGGGACTGCTCtgataataaatcatcatcagaaACTTAAAGGTATTTAGCGACTGACCTTCAGCGTTGCTTTTGCCGATAATCTGAAAGCAAGATGTTGTGGGGAtaggaaaagaaacagaatggATATAACTCAGAGTTAATACCTTATTGGCATGCATCAAAATGTAGCACATTCAAAATACTGCCCAGTTTATAAAACTTACACACCAGCACTAATATATCACAGCATTGTAAAGTGTGCTTAACCATAATACCGGCCAGGTTCAAACAGAACAAGTTTCCGCTCCTCAACACTGAGTTTTATTTCAAATTTAGACTCGTCCTGAATTATTATCATTGTCATTCATGCAGTGCATTTCAACCATGTACAGATTTTCACATGCATTTTCTACTTTCCCATTTTTCCATGCAGGTTTTGTAAAAATACTACATAGTACGATGACAAGTTAGGGCCAACTGCTATGTACTTTGaacaacatgttgttgttgttgtttagttgtttagtcgtgtccgactcttcgtgaccccatgaaccagagcacgccaggcactcctgtcttctcgcCAGGTGAACAACATAGCTTCCAGCAAAAATTGCATGGTTGGGTCTTCACAGGAAAATCTGAAGCAGCATCCCACATCTGTCCCACAGATGTCATGGATCCCACAGATGTCATGGATGCTGGCCTCACTAGCATTGCCACCCTGTGGCGCTGGCATGGGTACTTGCTACAATGCAGATGAACCATATGGGAAGTGAACATAATGTTCCTGCAAGCACATGGAAGCCCAGAAGCAACTTCCAATGTCCAGTTTGTCACTGGGAGCATTTATCAAAATCAGCCTTAGCTTGCAcaaccacaccctccaacatttctccaataaagaaaGGGACATcgtattcaataataataataatatttataccccacacatccgacggggttaccccagccactctgggcaacttccaacgtatatagaaacataattaaacattttttataaaGTCCCTATACatacagatgccttctaaaggttgtatagttatctctttggctcggggtgtgtgtgacaaaactccataccctccaacatttctctgattaaaataaggacatcttaaggaaaagtgggacaatcTGGGACTAAATCAGAAACTGctacggcttctgtaaatccaggactgtccctagaaaacaggaacacttggagggtctgcacaacATCCACATGCATCTTTGCATATTAACAGGCTCACAGGATGGCTTTCCACATTACTATGATGTCCTAGTATTGCACAAAGCTGCATCCATACAGTCCATTATAAACATACAAGGAAAGCATTAGCTTACCACTAGCTGGGGAActtgttcctccagatgttgttggactacagctcccaccatccctgacctttggccatgctgtttgggactcatgggagttggagtccgacaaATTCCGGcaggccacaggctcccccatCCCTACGTCCACGTGGGAAAAGGTCAAGtccaaaaagcactttttcaaaATAAAGGTCACAAATAGGCATGTCTACAGGGAAAAGGGAGATTCGTGGGGTTCATAACCAGCCACTTCAAGGCGCACAAATATGGTTGCCAAAAGGCTGTAACACAGCACGTTTGTCTCTGTGCACTTACCAAGGCAGTGTCGAAGAAGTCTTCAACAAGGTGGACCAAGAATGTACTTTCACTTGGTTCTATCAGGCTCAGAAATTCTCTGGTTCTTTCAAACCAAATGACCATGTAAAACAAACAAGATGCAAAGTCAAAGGAATGTCTCAAAGCTAGTTTTCCACCTACAGAAATGCAGCTAGGAGAAAGAAGACAATTACACGGGTATGGGGACCCACAAGTGTTTTTATTATACAGGGAGGGATGAAGAGCAAGATAAAAGCTGCCCATGGATATTGCCTGCCCGTCTTATGGATGTTATTCCCAATTTATGAAGCCAATTTCTTATTTCAATGAAATAACACAAATCTCCACAGAACCATGCCTAGCTgcataaaacaaaaaaggaagattGTCATCCTTGTCCACAAGTAACAAAATGAGGTCAAACAGACTgactgcaaaaaaattaaatagtttgggttttttttgctggggggggggagagataatcaATCCGCAATGGAAAGGAGGGCCATTTAGAAGTTTGGTTTGGTCAGCTTTTGGCTAGGAACACCAGTTCTTAGAACAAGGAAATTTCTGTTTCATGGAGCATTAGTATGGTTTATACACAGCAGAGCACTTAAACAGCCATTCACGCATAGGGTTACTTATCTTTGCTATCAATCCCTCCTGAAGAAGCAAATTTACACCATCTCGAGGATCACTTCTACAATACTGCTGAATGCACTTCAACAAAAGGGATACATTTGTGAACTCATTTTTGTCCAGTTCCTAGGATGGAGGGAAATCCCGCATTACTGCATAAACAAGCAATTCAATGGACTGAATTTTAAGAgattaacagtgcagtcctataaaTGTGTACTCGGAAGCgagcctcattgagttcaatggggcctaCTCTTCAGAAACAAGCTACAGAATTGCAACTGAAACAATGGAGCTTTTTCCTACTTGCCTTTTTTAGAACTTTGTCCAGTTGGTTTAATAGTTGCTTGCTGTACTTCTGAGGATAAATCTCATTCCCTTggattatttcttttattttctgaaaTCCTTTTCCCTTGAAGGCATCACTCAGTAATGACTCTAGCTAGAATAAAACATGCAGAAACAACTTTTTGAAAAATTTGTAGCCTCCCAGTTATGGACAGATTAGCTTTCCCACCACTGGTCTAGCCACTTCCTGGTCCATACCAACTTAGAAAACAGAGTGAGAAATTCAACATAGCGCTATGGAAATggctccatcagcacaagcattttagCTTGCTCCCCACTCTTCTCTCCCCACACTCTTCTC carries:
- the LOC128417529 gene encoding synaptonemal complex protein 2-like, producing MAKENKLKGMKLESLLSDAFKGKGFQKIKEIIQGNEIYPQKYSKQLLNQLDKVLKKELDKNEFTNVSLLLKCIQQYCRSDPRDGVNLLLQEGLIAKISGKLALRHSFDFASCLFYMVIWFERTREFLSLIEPSESTFLVHLVEDFFDTALIIGKSNAEGKKQLLESFIPYLGHLAADSHVSCFLRQEALRTLNTLLDNTGKEEKKKFAGSEEMCLLMKELAKAILDVGDYDIQIAIVEALFRIMLKKLRDDLVHNWFEDQYLAKAFREIKERDFETDSRLFLNKLNERLGDKRR